A single genomic interval of Oryza sativa Japonica Group chromosome 7, ASM3414082v1 harbors:
- the LOC107275454 gene encoding F-box/FBD/LRR-repeat protein At3g26920 encodes MADASSTKSPRKRRSQELKVGHGIHHAPGAKKEKYSCLDLLPVGLGEPKEEEASRTDNISLPEEILGTIVSLLYTRDAARTQAISRQWLPLWGSTSLNLDMNALSVHEHKRIDIAGSILAAHRGPVHRLVLISDCLECCNTTFEDWLKLPGMKNNLSHLDFRFATGNTTPADQANDMTYSLVISALRFSSTLEVVSFSSCCFRDDMINQPLHFPKLRKLNLHSVATSEDALHAVISACPTLESLHVNYTIGLRRLHRSASLRSICVGTTHGLNQEVVFQEVVVEDAPLLERLMPTLLDDGPPSIRVISAPRLHILGILPSFISRLEIGTVVIQEMPPVSVSVPTVKILVLQSVGPNLAAVVNILKYFPCLEKLYIKITLQSTAKNELRNYVPGPVHCLEHHLKSIVLKRYQAKTPVVNFAKFFILNAKVLKEAAAG; translated from the exons ATGGCGGATGCTTCATCCACCAAAAGCCCAAGAAAGAGAAGATCACAAGAACTCAAGGTTGGCCATGGGATCCACCATGCACCGGGAGCCAAGAAGGAGAAGTACTCATGCCTGGATCTCCTTCCTGTTGGATTAGGGGAACCCAAGGAAGAAGAAGCCTCTAGGACTGACAACATCAGCCTCCCAGAAGAAATCCTTGGTACCATCGTCTCCCTCCTTTACACCCGAGATGCGGCTCGCACGCAGGCCATCTCCCGCCAATGGCTCCCGCTCTGGGGCTCCACCTCACTCAACCTTGACATGAACGCGCTCTCCGTGCACGAACACAAGCGAATCGACATCGCTGGAAGTATCCTTGCTGCTCACCGGGGTCCTGTTCATCGCCTGGTCCTCATCTCCGACTGCCTCGAGTGCTGCAACACGACCTTCGAGGACTGGCTCAAGTTACCTGGGATGAAGAACAACCTCTCTCACCTTGATTTCAGGTTCGCCACCGGCAACACCACGCCGGCCGATCAGGCAAATGACATGACCTACTCGCTGGTAATCTCTGCGCTTCGCTTCTCCTCCACCTTGGAGGTGGTAAGCTTCTCTAGCTGCTGCTTCCGTGATGACATGATCAATCAGCCACTCCATTTCCCGAAGCTGCGGAAGCTCAACCTCCATTCGGTCGCCACTTCGGAGGATGCTCTCCATGCCGTGATTTCTGCCTGTCCAACACTGGAGAGCCTCCATGTCAACTACACCATCGGGCTGCGTCGCCTTCATAGGTCTGCATCGCTGAGGAGCATATGCGTAGGCACCACACATGGCCTGAATCAGGAGGTCGTGTTCCAAGAGGTAGTTGTCGAGGATGCGCCCCTCCTCGAAAGATTGATGCCAACTTTGCTAGACGATGGCCCTCCAAGCATCCGGGTAATCAGTGCACCTAGACTGCACATATTGGGCATCCTGCCCAGCTTCATCTCTAGACTTGAGATTGGGACTGTGGTTATTCAG GAAATGCCTCCTGTTAGCGTGTCAGTGCCCACTGTGAAGATTTTGGTTCTCCAGTCTGTTGGTCCAAACCTTGCTGCTGTTGTCAACATCCTCAAATATTTTCCCTGCTTGGAGAAGTTGTACATCAAA ATAACTTTGCAAAGTACTGCAAAAAATGAGCTTCGCAATTATGTCCCTGGACCTGTTCACTGCCTGGAACACCATCTTAAGAGTATAGTGCTCAAAAGATATCAAGCGAAGACGCCCGTGGTTAACTTTGCCAAGTTCTTCATTTTGAATGCAAAAGTTCTTAAG GAGGCTGCAGCTGGATAA